A segment of the Pectinophora gossypiella unplaced genomic scaffold, ilPecGoss1.1 Pgos_53, whole genome shotgun sequence genome:
TGACACAGTCAGATGAGCTCTGTTTTCCAGCAGGTCCGTCCCCTCCGCTTGAATACACAAAGCGTGAGATGTTGTCAATCATATCCCAAATCTTTGACCCCATGGGTTTGCTAGCTCCCTCAGTAATTCAAATGAAAATGCTGCTACAAAAACTTTGGCTCCGAAAACTGTCATGGGACGAAAAATTACCGACAGAGATCAACGTTGTATGGGCAGATTTTGTTAAGAGCTTATCTCATTTAAACCAACTTCGCATTCCACGTCGTGTTGTCTGTGACAATTATCAAACAGTGGAGTTTCATGTATTTGCTGATGCCTCTGAGCGGGCGTACGGCGCTTGTTTATTCGTTAGAAGTGTCGGCAGGAATGGGGAGATCTTAGGGCGACTATTAACAGCTAAGAGCCGAGTTGCACCGTTGAAACCCACCACCATTCCTAGACTCGAGCTATGTGCGGCTTTAGTCGGAGCTCGGCTTTATGAGAAGGCTGTCAAGTCACTACGACTTCAAGTGTCAAAGGTCACATTTTGGACTGACTCCATGATAGTACTACGTTTGTTAGGAACCGTGTTGGTGACATTCTAGAGAGCACTTGCACTGGTACATGGAGCCATGTTCCTACTGACAAAAACCCAGCAGATTACATATCTCGCGGCGTTGACTTGAAGTCAATTCAGTCCTTACAGGAATGGTGGCTAGGTCCTAGCTTCCTTAAGGAAGACGAATCATTATGGCCAGTTACTCCGCATTCTGACAAAGTCTTGCCAGAATTGCGTCCAGAGATTACATTGCATTCCAATGATAACTTGAGCCCCAGTTTTATTGAGTTTAATCGATTTTCACAATTTTTACGATTAAAACGTGCAGTTGCATATATGCACTACGTTTCATTAAATTATGCAGAAAAGAAACTGTGTCCACCAACTACATTAGTAACTCGGAATTACAAGATGCATTGAAGCTAATAATCAAAATTTCTCAAAAAGAATCATTTCCAGAGTATACACTTTTATTAAATCAACAACCGTTACCAAAGAAAAGTCAATTACTTAAATTTAACGTTTTCTTGGACGATGATAACATCATGCGTGTTGGTGGCCGATTATTTAATTCACAGTTTTCTTATGATAAAAAGCACCCTATTATAATACAGTCCACACATCATTTCACAAAGCTATTGTTTAATTATGAACATTTAAAACTTAAGCACGCAGGTCCCCAATTGCTATAGGCCTCAATTAGAGAGATGTATTGGCCAATTGGTGGCCGTAATTTGGCTAAGAACTGCTACCACCATTGCATACGGTGCACCCGCATGAAGGGCCAGGTGACTGCTCCACTCATGGGCAATTTACCGCCAAACCGGGTTCTCCCTGATGGTTTTCCGTTCCAGTCAGTCGGAGTTGACTATGCGGGACCGATTCTTTCTGCTAGCCGCCAAGGTCGCGGTTGCAGGTTGATAAAGGTATACATTGCACTCTTTATATGCTTCGCCACAAAGGCTGTGCATATTGAGCTGGTGGGTGACTTAAccagtaacaattatttatcaGCACTGCGTCGATTCATTGGGCGTAGGGgtaaaccaaaaaatatttactctGACATCGGTCTATCATTTGTTGGTGCACATAATGAGTTGGCAAAGTTTTTAAAGAGTAATTGTGACTCATTGTCATCAGCAGCAGCCAATGAAGAGATTGAATTTCATTTTATCCCGTCGTATTCACCACACTTCGGTGGCTTATGGGAGGCAGGTGTTAAGTCAACAAAATATCATTTGCAACGAGTGTTGGGAAATTGTAATCTTACTTTCGAGGATCTTTATACAGTACTTGTCCAAATTGAGGCAATCCTCAATTCCCGACCACTTACACCTCTCTCGTCGGAACCTGAAGATCTCATGCCTCTCACGCCAGGACATTTTATCATCGGCCGACCACTGACTTCTTTGCCAAGCCAAGACTACCAGGATGTTTCAAATAACCGTCTAACTCGATTCCAGCAAATTGAGAAACTTCGACAGCATTTTTGGTGCAGGTGGAGCAAGGAATATGTCTCCGAGCTTCAATTGAGAAGCAAATGGCGTACTAATACGGATGCTCTGAAGATGAACTCCTTAGTACTTCTTAAGGAGGACAATTTACCACCATTAAAATGGAGGTTGGGTCGAGTAGTAGCTGTATTCCCTGGCACTGATGGTATCAAGAGAGTGGCCGACATCAAGACTTCTTCAGGAATTGTAAGAAGATCTTTTAGCAAGATTTGTCCTCTTCCGGTAATCAACACATCTGGTTGAAAGGCAAGCTTTCAACGGCCGGGGGTATGTTGAAgatcacaaaaatatttacttatctaCTTTATATTAAAAGCCTGAACCAATTGTTTATGCAAACCTTTAACACTTGTGATTGCTTTAAGGTTTATGTTAGGCGTTCATATATGTGTCAAGGAAGGGCTTttccctttttttttattacaagctGAACTGTCAAGAATCAACATCGTTTTTCATTTTATCCCAATTAATTACTATTCACTTATTTTACCTTATTTACTATACCCATAGCTACTTCGACCCAGTGCCGTTGGATTAAGCAGTCCGGTCTAGCAGCAATTTTCAGGATTCCGTTGGTGCTGTTTCGTAGGCGCTGCAGCAGAGACCAGGCATTCCTACGAATTATGGCGTGAAAGCCATCTATGCTTGCCTTCGCAAACATGTTAGAAGCGCTACAGCGCCATGGCAGCCCCAACAGCATCCTGAAAGCGTTATTATACTGCACGCGTAGGGTGTTATAGGCTCGACGCGTATGTGTCACCCACAGACCGCTCGAGTAAAATGATTGGCAGAACGCCTTAAAAAGTAACACTTTAAAATGCGATGATATGTCTTCATGAGCTACCAAGCCGCGGGCAATCAAAAAATCCTTCTGTAGTGTGATTTTAACTAATGTATCACAGTTAACCATAATTTTCTCATGTCCCTTCTTAATATAGTATAAACCAGATAATACTGAGAATAGCGCCCAAGCGCTCGTGTAACGAGAACTGCCGTCAACAAGTATCTCTCCTTCAAAATTAGGATCATCGGTATAAACTTCAATCGCTGTTAAACCACAAATTGTAACTAAATTTTTAGAAAGaatttttactttaatttttttattatcaagtAGATCTTAGCTTGATATATTTAAAGAGTCACTAGTCTTATTGACAATTACGTGCGATTGTTCAGTGAACGTCTGTCCAAACATAATTGGGACCTGTAATACGTCATCCGGGACTATAACTATATTTAGGCATCAACCCCATCTATATTCACGCACACATCCGATGTTCCAACGGACGTCACCATAGAATTTCCGAACCCATTTAATATAGGCAAATATTGGGTATTAAAATTCGGAGAGATTTTTAGAAAATCTGAATATCTTATCATAGAACACTCGCTTCCAAAGTCTATGTATGCATTCATAGCTACACCATTAATAGTGGCTTTCTTGTAATGCTTTTGGTTAGGTTTCGAGTTTAAGCCAAAAGAGCTTTCAACAACATCAATATCATTGCTAGCAACCCTTAAGACGGTTTTTTTCTGAAGTCGATAATTTTGAATAACATTGCTCAGTTTCATGACCAATTTTCTTACATTTACCACATTTCTTAATTGGCTGCTGACATTGTGCTACAAAGTGACCTTCCTGCCTACAATTCAAACAGCGTGCTGATTTTGTGTAACGAGTCTGTGATTGGTTTTCCTGGACTTTATTTAACGAacctttaattattttacgttcACTCGCGAGCTTGACATTTCTGGCATTAGATAAGTACGACAATAATTTGTCGGGATCATCGAATTTTACGGCTTCGGCTCCTAGCCTAACGGACCTGTCATCAAAACCGTGCAAAACGCACTCTACCCGCGAGTGCCTACAATTCCACAACGGTTTATTAAGCgaactttttcataaaaataattcaaattcaaaaatatctttattcaataggtaacatagttacactttgaatcgtcaatttttacataacgaacgtcacatccgcctaaaactactgcagcttctcacaacctgtatagccggggaaaagaagctgcaagaaaaacctcggcacaaggccgTCTTtaagacattctttaaaaaaataaaaataaacataaaatattgatatacaattgagtaatttagctgcctaatatcagttctcagacagttaatcccatgcattcatatcttctaaataatcactaactttataataaccttttttgtaaagtttttgtttaactactgtcttaaagcagttgaaaggcaaattctgaatgtcaatgggaatcttattgtaaaaacgtatacattgccccttaaaagatttagtaatcttatgtaatcgactgacttgtaaagcaagtttatttttattccgggtattaacaatgtgccgatcgctattttttgcaaataatcctatgtttttttacatatacacttctcatcaaaaaaatcgaaacacttccgttttcattatttctgtccgaatttaacacaaaaaataattcatacgatgaaaaaaaatacataaatgtatagctggcagtttggccattacagtaataagcgaaaattctaaattcaaaattagaatttcatttgtttatcttataaacgaaatgaatcactgttttgagacaaatgtgtgtttagggttggagtacatttagcttttaaaaactaaaaattggcgcctatccttaaactttttgttttttatttcaatactgtgactttgggacgtctgaaaaaaggttttttttctaaaacgtatggatacttcgcccacagaagccgcccaagttgtggcattgctgaattctggccttagtcagcgtgttgtggctgcaagactgcatctaagcctgtcatctgttcatagagtctataaacgttatcgggagactggtttgttcacgcgccgttcaggatctggcaggaatcgggtcacttctgagcgagatgatcgatttattgtaacaacttctttaagaaatcgacgccttaacgcttttcaactgcagcagcggcttcgtgttgtacgaagggtggctgtaagtgactctacaattagaagaaaaaTGGaagttgaaggatcgtggactggtaccgcataagccagcaaatgggccgaaattaactgcagaccatcgaagagcgcgccttaactttgcacgtgagcacctaaattggtcatacctacagtggagcaaagttctcttttctgatgagtgtaaaattatgctgtatggtaacgacggaaggaacaaggtctacagaagagacggagaacgctatgcacaatgctgcattgaagaaaaggtcagatatggtggcggttcgtggacggtttggggaggaatcagcgccgacggtaaaacagagcttgctttcgtgtctgggccacgtctgcctgcactaaactgtcatcggtacgtcgaagagtgtctcgagcctcatgtgatgccctatgcacattttattggcaacggcttcatattcatgcacgacaatgctagggctcacaccgcgggcgtcgtacgagattatcttaacgaagtcgatatctctattatggaatggccagcaagaagcccggacatgaatcccattgaacatctgtgggatgaattaaagagacgaattcgagcaagagatcctgccccagaaacacttagccagctgcaagatgcaatccaagaggaatgggacaatataccacagcatgtgatcgtgactctcatccgatcgatgaagaaccgtatggaagcagtaattagagctcggggatggaatacaagttattaaataaacgttttttagctttttttttcatttacgtgtgttgttttatccatttcctttatactccatacggaataaaaatgactcatttaacaaaatacgaaacctatgaaaaattcatttaaatttagaacattaacattaagatttgataagctcatattactcactattaaacgacatttaacatttattcctaaactagctggtacccgcgacttcgtctgcgtacttttaatttgaatattaaggattatataaaaggaacggtatagcatgtgattaaaagagagtaagtaggtatatttaaaaaaaataaaaaatatctgtttgcagtagttataaagtacctatgtattccattgagtggcagaaattacctaggaatatttatcggtcccttatgtccaagacacttacaggggtcagcgtcacgttgtgtacaaaaatattttaaaatgacctaatttaaaacttttttgtacacaacgtttgctattttgttattatttgttaatatgtggagattgtttggactcgacactcgcgagcaggccacgtatacaccacgtgcgctcccccaccacaagacagcgccgttgactgccgccacacttcggcgaatgtgcgcgacgacgaacgacgaccgacggcagtggcggctatgcagagtattcgttaaaaggaactttatctacaaaagccaaatttttttttaacttgatacacccaaaactactaaatatcatgttcctaggttcagtggttaatattttgtaaacaaaaagtttggcttcgtagttcccgttccgaatccgttccgttccgttcgaatttcggaaaatccgtttgttgaaaaactctgcacatcctaagagacctacgtaccaagtttcatggttttatcttcaaaaatgacgaatacccatacaaactttcaacccgtatttcacccccatactggtaaaaatttcaaaatgcttgaacaaacgattttttgtttgttatttagtgcctaaacacaaaatttaatatttttatcttgaaaaatgacgaacctcataaaaaatttcaacacctatttcatcccctcaaagatcgaattttcaaaaacgctttaacaaattgtttttttatttcttatcaagttcctaaatataaagtttcgtggttttatccccaaaaatgacgaactcccatataaactttcaaccctcatttcaccccctcactggtcgaaatttcagcaacgctagaacaaatgtttaattattttttatcaagtgcttaaatataaagtttcatagatttatattttaaaattaaaatatcccatacaaactttcaacccctatttcaatctcttcgtcccttcttttcgcaataaaaggtatcctattttctttctcagggtctaaagattgtctgtgccaaatttaatcaaaatcggttgagaggtttaagcgggaaagcgtaacagacagacagacagacagagttactttcgcatttataatattagtaaggattattttccctcgttgaatagtaaacaaactaagtgtaggtgttataatttcgttgacgaactgattacctatccgtttctttgtctaaaatgagtattaccttattactatgattgattactgggcttaaagttcgtataaatgtctatcgaattacctcctcaagtttaaagcgtagctagtcatgtagtactatattaattatgtggtgtaagtaattagattttatctgtatgtaatgtaacagtcagttgaataaaaaaacgtatacaaatcagatcaattaattggcgtaatgtaattctagaaagagttttaatgttaatagatagctagctatagctatgtgtaggttcctgtaggaatgagatataactgtttaataaagacagttgcatcaaaattttatcataaattccctaaattatggcgcctacctaccctctaagttagaaaagtgatcaaatactaacttgaagtcactcagtttaaaaaaaaacatcgaaatcattccagtagctatggcgtcatgcgcttcttgacacgatcacgaaatctagatttccgcgggaatgaggtattttcccgccataaaaagtagcctgtgtccgtgcctaagatcctatctttaaattaaccaagtcttataaaattccgttcagacgttaaggcgtgaatgaggcaaacttttaaaacaaacaattaaaaatcactaacctaattagttttctgtctactgcctacgccttaagtacgatagcataaatattaatagcccaTATTCTTTTTTAGGTTACAATCTatcaccttactaaatttcatcaaaatccgttcagccgtttaggcatgatagacaaaactcccagcaaaaaccatataaaaatcactaactcaattcagttttctgcctacttcctaccccctaagtacgatgacgtgatcaatttgatcgtacaaccgtttttagataaccaactattaccttactaaatttcattaaaatccgttcagccgtttagacgtgaaagagcaaaagtcccaacaaaaacgactacaaatcactaaatcaatttagttatctgccaactgcctaccccctaagaacgatggcgtgattatttatagcctatgaccatttctaggttatcatctatcaccataccaaatttcatcaaaatccgttgagccgtttaggcgtgaaagagtaacagacagacagacagacagacagagttactttcgcatttataatattagtatggatgtacacatttttctgataatcctgacaaaacgtaaacttgcaaggtgtttcgatttttttgatgagaagtgtattaagttttcaaagatatattgtgatgccaaagttaaaatattaatttctttaaatttatttctaagtgacatcttgggtcccaatttgtaaatcgcccgaatggctcgcttttgcagaacaaaaatgctgttcacatctgcagcatgaccccacagcaagatgccgtacgacattagactgtggaagtaggcaaaataaactaatcgcgcggtttctacatcggttattaaacgaatttttttgaccgcaaatgctgctgagctgagccttttggacaacctatcaatatgaggactccattgcagcttagcgtccaaagtaattcccaaaaatacagcagtatccgtgaggtccaattccttattttttacaataatagaatcaggcggcctactaacattagataacgtaaaataaacatattttgttttattttcattcagtAGCAGATTGTTTACCGTAAACCAATctactacctctgaaatggcgttgtttacatcgtcaaaagAATCTtttcgtctctttactttaaaaagtaaggaggtatcatctgcaaacagcaccacctcatgttttacaagactaggtaggtcgttcatgtaaactaggaatagaaatggacctagaattgagccctgcgggacgcctatagtgacgttagatccagaCGATCTGGAGCcgtgcacatcaaccctctgaacgcggccactaaggtacgactccaaaagagcgatggcattatcagttaatccatagtgacgaagtttcgcgatcaagatatcatgagaaacgcaatcgaaggctttggaaaggtcgcaaaagacactaatagcatctttggactcctcccaagcctgaaaaacatgatttattaactcaacaccagcatcggatgttgagcgaccctttgtgaaaccaaattgcttattagacattaaattgtttatttatttatttatttatttaaaaaagtacaaccacatcacacatattgagcttattttgcttaaattaaaatgttgaagtaattgctgtaataaaatattttactaagcgtgggtagtatagatattggtctaaaattagtagggtcagaagtactaccagctttaaacaatggaatgactttactgtgcttcattaaatctggaaacacaccattgtctacacatttattaaatatacatgatagatagggagctatgcaatcaatcacggagttaatgactttaacagagagaccataaAGATTTATAAACCACCATAAAgatgtatatgttgtccttatctctgtattttgtgtccattgtgctcaataaagtattttatctatctatctatctatctgcagtctttttcatttctaaagatttaaaagctcttaagacgtccttaggactcacgtgtgtaaatgttagtttatctactttggacgtatctatgtgctctatgtacaagtgattgagcgagtgcaggagatgacttcaagtccttggtagtcgaaaatggaatgtcagtaaagaatttttcaaaagcttcagcaacttgcttatcatttgtgagtagtttaccgtcgatttgtaattgatactcgagatcgcgtgctttgactttcccagtttcgctatttataactttccaagtcattttaataatatctgagctacctttaattttactgctaacaaacattgccttcgcggtaacgcaaacacgtttgaaaacttttgagtactgttttacatagtcgtgaaaagctacgctatgattgtatgttctttcttcataaagttcatacaacctgtttctactcttataaattcctaccgtcgcccagtcactaaaaattggtgtgtctgctttcttaattgtttttgccttaaatactttattacattccgattttgttagattaaatagggagttatataacaaatttgggtcatcacagtaaggaagttctggtaatttgtttgacatattatctttgaattgttctagacgactacttgatatgggattgcatgtaacatcctttttcagtgagcggtcaacaaataagttgaaagatatttgttgaccacagtgatctgactttaatttattaattattaatttatcacaaggttctaagttactaaaaatattatcgatacatttcgcggactgtgacgtgattcgggttggttctgaaaaaagatttacaagattataacacagaaataaagatttgaatgtagtacttaatgagcaattttccagaatatcaatattaaaatcaccgcagacgataacatgtttgcttttattacataactaGCTATTGCcggcgactccgtccgcgtggcgtgttataaaagaaagatctttgtgtgtgtgtgggagaaaggttaaaaaatgcttaattttattatttttaaatgaggataCAGTATAattagctcagttaaataatgaataattattaatttctagattattagtttatgatttagtttgatattttaggaaaatatgatcagtttcgaaaaattaaacaaaatttaaaaattacaacagaaatacgccgtgaaacgtccgcctggattTAACAGAAAACttcctacgaaagatttgaaccatcaaagaatagtgaaaagttcgcccgcaaaattcaatatttgacacgaccatcaacgacgtctgccctcacgcgtctgccgcgttccggttgctcactcgggtatctgcctcCCCCCCCTCCACCCCTCCGCGCcacgccaccgctgtcgccgccccacaaacgccgccgcggccgcgacgtttcttggttgccactaccgcgagctataaatttcaagcctttaactcgcttcccgttcccagggaaatttttaactttgcattcactaaggtatataatatatgcatgtcaaatttcaagcatctaacttatgcagtttagattttttttagataCTAAGGTATGCAaacatgcttttattcgtagcatgcatgctagattgaaaacatctatcttacgcggtttagattttatcatacaaatgttttttcccgctaactcccgtttccgtgggaattttgcaatatccagttgcaactaagcttgaagttaactatggtacctgcatgccaaatttcaagcgtctaacttaagcggtttagaatttttatacaaaagggttttcccgctaattcctgttcccgtgggaatttcgggaattcctttcttagtgcacctctacggtacctaagctacgtcccttccttatttcaagtgcctacgtttagccgtttaggctgtgcgtagatatgtcagtcattcagtcagtcagtttctccttttatatgtatactagcttttgcccgcgacttcgtccgcgtggcgtgttatataagagagagatctttgtgtgtgtgggagtgcatacttatgcagtttagattttttcataagtacatttttttttcccaataactcccatttttcaaaatacagccaaaaataaactttatatttactaaggtatgcatgcgtgctagattgaatcaattgattgaattgttttttttttaattgattgttcattgagttttaattttaatacacacttcctctcttcccttcaacgttgctgtgccctatagggtccatgttttagttcctatgcctatgtaacaccctattgtactacatggaatgcaataaataatttaattgaattgaaaatatctatcttacgcggtttcaattttttcatacaaatgtttttttcccactaactcccgtttccgtgggaattttgcaatatcctgttgcaactaagctttaagttaactaaggtacctgcatgccaaatttcaagcgtctaacttaagcggtttagatttttcatacaaaaagattttcccgctaatttccgttgccgtgggaattccgggaattcctttcttagtgcacctctacggtacctaagctatgtcccttccaaatttcaaatgcctacgtttagccgttcaggctatgcgttgatatatgtcagtcactgagtcagtcagtttctcttttttatttagatttgattttttcatacaaatgttttttcccgctaactaccgttcccgtgggaattttgtaatatcctgttgcaactaagctttaagtttactaaagtacctgcatgccaaatttcaaacgtctaacttgagtggtttagatttttcatacaaaaggattttcccgttaattcgcgttcccgtgggaatttgtgaattcctttcttagtgcacctccacggtacctaaggtacctgcatgacaaatttcaaaggtctaacttgagtggtttagatttttcatacaaaaggattttcccgctaattcccgttcccgtgagaattttgggaattcctttcttagtgcacctctacggtacctaagctatgtcccttccaaatttcaaatgcctacgtttagccgttcaggctatgcgttgatatatgtcagtcactgagtcagtcagtttctccttttatttagatttgattttttcatacaaatgttttttcccgctaactaccgttcccgtggcaattttgtaatatccagttgcaactaagctttaagtttactacagtacctgcatgccaaatttcaaacgtctaacttgagtggtttagatttttcatacaaaaggat
Coding sequences within it:
- the LOC126381440 gene encoding uncharacterized protein LOC126381440 produces the protein MYWPIGGRNLAKNCYHHCIRCTRMKGQVTAPLMGNLPPNRVLPDGFPFQSVGVDYAGPILSASRQGRGCRLIKVYIALFICFATKAVHIELVGDLTSNNYLSALRRFIGRRGKPKNIYSDIGLSFVGAHNELAKFLKSNCDSLSSAAANEEIEFHFIPSYSPHFGGLWEAGVKSTKYHLQRVLGNCNLTFEDLYTVLVQIEAILNSRPLTPLSSEPEDLMPLTPGHFIIGRPLTSLPSQDYQDVSNNRLTRFQQIEKLRQHFWCRWSKEYVSELQLRSKWRTNTDALKMNSLVLLKEDNLPPLKWRLGRVVAVFPGTDGIKRVADIKTSSGIVRRSFSKICPLPVINTSG